The sequence AATGAGTTAGAACGGCAGAAGTGTTTACAGTGAAAAATAACAGCCTCCTTTATCATAAAGAATGGGGAGAATTATTTCTCAGTGGTAAATGTCTTATGAATCTAAGTTATTAAGAAGAATTGGAGGGATGAGGGAGCAAAAGGCTCTTTTTCTCTGAGGGTCTTCAATTGTCTCTGTGGAATTTTAAACATCCCACACATAAAATGTGGGCCCACATGACTTAGGAAACTACGTGAACTCTTTTTTAAATGTTCACTGTATAGTATCAGCGTAGTGATGtacaaaactgtttttttttccactgagagccaagcacaTGCTATGGCTCCATTCACAGGGGGACGATTTTCTGTATTTCCTTCAGGCAACCAAGGAAGCAAAACTTTTGTGCGGCTTCTCTTTACCAGAGTAAGCAAATTGAAATGGGAAAGGGCCTGGTTGGAGAAGAAAGGGCAGAAACAAAGGGAAGGGGTGCCACAGATGGGGCAAGGCAAAGgcacacatattactcccattctacagtcactccactggtcacccaccagttactgggctcaattcaaggtttgggctatcacatacaaagcctttcagggccttggtccctcatatcagTGAGACGGctacagatttctgcaatccaaacattATTGCTTCGTTTATTGGAAGTCCTATCTTATTGATTGTATTTCacctacactatgtaatctgccttgatctCAAATGAAAAAGGAGGATtgtaaataatctaaataaataaaaataatgtaaataaataagttcttAACAGCAGAATTACTGGAATTATTGGTgcgctactttttttttttacagtgagcAAAATATTTGTATGATTAAAAAGCCTATATATTATCCTCAAATCTATCATGAAACATCTAGACCACATTCCAATCGTGATagtatttcttgtattaaattacCAGAAACAAAATTGCTCTACAATCTATTGTAGAGTTAGGTATGTTTAAATCTTTTGGATTTCAACAGGATTCGAATGGAAATAACCAGGTACTAAATTATGGCCATTGATGGAAACTCTTCAAATCATCTTGCCTAATGTAGGTATAATTTTAGTGTGTGTCTAAATAAAATTATCTACATTTctaagagaagagcaagagttacCAACCTGAGttaaagattcccccccccccccgcacagttTATCCCTCCAATTGCAACCATATTCGGCATTAACGGTCTGGGATAATCAAATGTAAAGTCTGCTTTCGTCAGCCAAAGTGATCCGTGACTCCAAAGTTCTGTGACAGTTATGTCTTTTTGAAGAAACTCTGTAGCAAGACTTGAGTAAGGAGagtagaaaaaaaacacaaaggaaGAATTCCGACATGTACACCAGCAGATTTACTTCAGGTGCGACAGTGACTATCTCGTGTCCATTTTCTTTCAGCTGCTTCATGAATgaaggtataatatagatatatattacattattacattattattatagactttaagaatttatatgatatactttttagattaagttgggtatggaaaactgctgggaatcaccagaaaagggggggggggaaggatggggaaaatgcaatggggtgaataatgataatgatttctatatgtatgtttgtaaacccatccaataaaaattcttttaaaaaaaagaaaaaaggaatagtCATATATAAAGACGAATGAGTTAGAACGGCAGAAGTGTTTACAGTGAAAAATAACAGCCTCCTTTATCATAAAGAATGGGGAGAATTATTTCTCAGTGGTAAATGTCTTATGAATCTAAGTTATTAAGAAGAATTGGAGGGATGAGGGAGCAAAAGGCTCTTTTTCTCTGAGGGTCTTCAATTGTCTCTGTGGAATTTTAAACATCCCACACATAAAATGTGGGCCCACATGACTTAGGAAACTACGTGAACTCTTTTTTAAATGTTCACTGTATAGTATCAGCGTAGTGATGtacaaaactgtttttttttccactgagagccaagcacaTGCTATGGCTCCATTCACAGGGGGACGATTTTCTGTATTTCCTTCAGGCAACCAAGGAAGCAAAACTTTTGTGCGGCTTCTCTTTACCAGAGTAAGCAAATTGAAATGGGAAAGGGCCTGGTTGGAGAAGAAAGGGCAGAAACAAAGGGAAGGGGTGCCACAGATGGGGCAAGGCAAAGgcacacatattactcccattctacagtcactccactggtcacccaccagttactgggctcaattcaaggtttgggctatcacatacaaagcctttcagggccttggtccctcatatcagTGAGACGGCTacaatttctgcaatccaaacattATTGCTTCGTTTATTGGAAGTCCTATCTTATTGATTGTATTTCacctacactatgtaatctgccttgatctCAAATGAAAAAGGAGGATtgtaaataatctaaataaataaaaataatgtaaataaataagttcttAACAGCAGAATTACTGGAATTATTGGTgggctacttttttttttacagtgagcAAAATATTTGTATGATTAAAAAGCCTACATATTATCCTCAAGTCTATCATGAAACATCTAGACCACATTCCAATCGTGATagtatttcttgtattaaattacCAGAAACAAAATTGCTCTACAATCTATTGTAGAGTTAGGTATGTTTAAATCTTTTGGATTTCAACAGGATTCGAATGGAAATAACTAGGTACTAAATTATGGCCATTGATGGAAACTCTTCAAATCATCTTGCCTAATGTAGGTATGATTTTAGTGTGTGTCTAAATAAAATTGTCTACAAAATTGGGAAACCTATTCTGACATTTctaagagaagagcaagagttacCAACCTGAGTTAAGGATTTTCCCCCCGCACAGTTTATCCCTCCAATTGCAACCATATTCGGCATTAACGGTTTGGGATAATCAAATGTAAAGTCTGCTTTCGTCAGCCAAAGTGATGCGTGACTCCAAAGTTCTGTGACAGTTATGTCTTTTTGAAGAAACTCTGTAGCAAGACTTGAGTAAGGAGAGTAGAAAAAACCACAAAGGAAGAATTCCGACATGTACACCAGCAGATTGTTCACACGTTGTGCAAATGTCATATGATCTGTATTTGTTGTAAATACTCTTGGAACGTACGAAGGAGGGCTGGGGCACTGAAGGGCCTCAGAGTCTAAACCACAAGCAgtcccttgcagcaagaaaaatACAGAAGGGATGCCGAGATATTCGGCAACTATTTGGCCACATTGCATCAACGGGTCTGTAAAAAGTGCATCAAACTTACTCTGCTCAAGGAATCTTATCAGTTCTTCATTGTGTAATAAGGACGTACAAGTGGAAAAAAACATATCAGATGTCTTTTGCAGCATCTTATATACTTTAACCACCCTAACTAAAAAAGGGAGCTCTTCAAAAATCTCATTTACACCGAACTGATaatgttcctccagctcttcttgTGTGAAAGGCACTGGataggttttcagggtataaagatCATCGGATGGTTTTATGTGCAGATTTACTTCAGGTGCGACAGTGACTATCTCGTGTCCATTTTCTTTCAGCTGCTTCATCAATGACTGCATACTCAGCCAAGGGCTTCCATCCATGGGTACCACCAGGAGCTTCCCACCAGAGGTAATATGCAAAGAAGCCAGGAAAAGCAGCAGTGCCGTAACATGCCCCCTCTGGGAGCAGAACGTGGGAAGCATGTCTCTTGTTGCGCTCCGTCTCTCAGCAAGAATTATGCACATACTACCGTGGTTCAGCATAGCCTCATGCTATAGGCCACTGAACTTTGGCCTTGTATGCTAGCTGAACATTAACTTTCCAGAAAGGCAGTAGATCAGTGTGAAAACACATGCATTGCCTATAGAACCTTCCagcttcaatccctggcatctcttaCTGGGCTTACTGGACTCTTAGCGGGTTTTACTGTGCTAGATTATTGGGGTACGGAAATCAGTGATTTGACTCAGTAAAAGGAAGCTTGAATTGTTTATACTGATGTATCAAACAGCTAAGTATAatttaagagccaaactagagtTATTGCAtaaataaaaccttcaacccaccTGGATTAACCTCATGAATACCTCTatcttgggaggggggcagaaagtGCTCAGGGAACAGACTAAGGGTGTCACTGGAATAATGCGCACTTATGGCAGTGCAACCTCCCCACAATGGTGTTAGGCCACGGTGCTGCCAAATGCCAGATACAGACGTAAATGTGGAGGAAACCTCTGTGTTGGTGCCCTGGGGATGGTCCAGGGAGCGGGAAATGACATAGTCTTGTCCCTAAGCTGCTCTGAGCCTGGGAACATCCCCTGCAATGGCAGAGAGTTACACCAAGAAAAAGGGCAGCAAATCCCATTGACTCCCATGCAAGAGGAAAACTCATCTGACATGGCACCGGGGCTTAGTGCCGCACAGGATGCCGACCACTACAAGAACCAATCAGCCCACATTACTGTGACGGCCAAGCCTCTGACATGGGGACTTTGTGGACAAAGTGGGAGAAGGGGCACAAGGTAGAAGGACAAGAGTGTACAGGAGGAACTTTGCGAAATTCAGTGAGTGCCGAACACTCACTGAGGGAAGGACAGCTAAGTCCAGAATATCTAACCCACAACCAAGTTGGTACCTGACTCTGGAGTCCTGGCCAGGGGAGGTCCGAGGGCAtaccaacaggtaagaaggagctgaggaGGTGGCCTGATGccaagccctacctggaggttggcaacactaagaTTCCTTTAGCGAGGACTTATTTTTAACGGGTAAAGAATATGCAAGAGAAGGGAACTGAACCCTATCTCCTCCCCAAATCTTATCTTAGTCCACTCAACTGATTTCCATATTTTGTCTCTTTTCCTAGCCATTTATTGAAAACAAGTAGTAAAATAAAAAGAGTACAAATGCTTAGTCAAAATGCAATAGACTGCCACCAGCAAGTAATAGCAGTAGCAAAACTTGATTAACTTCTTCCACGTCTGGAAAGCAACATCATCTGTACCAGGCACGTCAAAGTCATCACAGTCGGAGCCAGGTAAACACAAATGGGGAGGTGATTCCAACAATGAAATGACAACAGGAAGAAGGTTCTGTCCTTGTAAGCCACAGACATCACTGGTGGGATTCCAACAACAAATAAATGTGTGGCTGAGCAGGGCAGTATTCGTGAATGtagtgggttagggttagggtcaagATAAGCACTTTTGAGTTGTGCTTGGAAACAAGCCAGAAACCACTGAAGCTCTTAAGGTATTGAAAAGTATGTTCCCTCCAATCTATACCAGTCAATAGTTTTGCATTGTGTGaaccagctgaagtttttcaACGGTCTTCATAAGCAGATCCAAGTGAAATGTAATGCAGTAATTCAACCTGGATGTAATTGGATATTAACAgaggtgactagagatgggcacgaaccgggaaaaaaccaaaccatgtggtttgtggttcatcaaatttcatcaaccacaaactatgaactttcacaaacctgcccctggttcacgaacaggttcgtgaaaacatcacatccaggtcagaaaatcatcacttccgggccaccAGTAGtttacttccgggccagcagaaggtctgcaggaagttcatcccctgttgcccaggaaactgattgattggcaccaggctgtctgcagtgacaaaccaaacactcaaccaaatgaaccagtctaaagttcatggcggttcatcagaaatggggtctgatggatcttggttcgcaaaccacaaaccagcctggttcgtgcttaattttgactcataattcagttcgtgcccatctctaatggtgactGTGGCCagatggggtttttttcccccagaagaATCACAACTGGGAAATTTGGTTAAAGCTACTTTGTGTAACCAGCTCGTAAGTGTTCCATCTGCAGCTCCAATTTTGGAAATGGAGCCCTCTCTCAGTTGTTGATCCGCAACATCAGCAACACTCCTATTTGGACTGAGTTATAACCTTATTTTATCCTCCAGGACTTGGTGACAGTCcatttcaaggttttttttaaaaaaatttccagcTAAATATATCCCGGATTTAACTGCTTAAATAGTGCTGGGATGTGCTGAAGGAATtctgaagctgggttcagatatgcaaaaaaattttaaatggcAAAGAGTAAAATAAAACTTATCCTTGATGTCATTGAATAAAAGTAACTCAGTTCCAATAATCTACAAGCTTACCAGCAGGACAGAAAACAAAGCAACCAGCCTCAGCCTGCACATTTTACAACGATCAAAAACCCACCCATCACCCTTGCATGACCAATGATGTCCACATAAGTGTTTAGCAGCTCCTTAACCGATTGAACAGAAGTTCAAATGGTGCAATGTAAGGTGCACAAAATTGGCAGAAGTTCAATGTAAAGTTGAAAGAAGGTTACTGAGTACTTTCTGAATGTCATGGCGCCCGGCTGTAGTTTAACATTTAATTCACTGTCAGTGTCTGAAACACAACCTTAAAAAGAAATTTTTTCCCTCCAAAGCTTTTTCTCACCTCTAAGGAATGCCTTCCTTAGACGAAGATAGCTTCCGGTGGGTAGACATGTTgatttgcagtagaaaagagcaagattcaagtcccgtagcaccttaaagaccaacaggtttCAGGGTCTAAGCTTTCCAGTcgaactccttttgtcagatacaagatGTTTTATATCTGACCAATGGAgcatgattctcaaaagcttacgccctGGAATCTCCTCCTGACCATCTTTAAGACTGGGATCTTGTTCTTCCTTCAATGAATAACTCTATTAGGGAACTGTCACCGATTAAGAAGCCTCATTTATCTGGAAAATTGTTGACTTGCAGGTAACACTGTTTGGTGTGTGCAGTGTCTACAACTGTCTCTGCTGAGGCTAGCAGGCCTGGGGGTGCTGGACCACTGCTGCTTCTGATTGCTCGGGGACAACCCCAGACCTATATTGTCATGACTACTCTTTTAATCGCGTGGTTAGATAGGGTACGTCTTTAATTTTCTTGTTGACTCTCACTCTCTCTGGGTGTGTAATGCTGCCACCGGGAATTTAATTCCAACttgatttaatgtattgtcgaaggctttcacggccggagaatgatggttgttgtgggttttccaggctgtattgccatggtcttggcattgtagtttctgacgttttgccagcagctgtggctggcatcttcacaggtgtagcatcaaaagacagagatctctcagtgtcacagtgtggaaaagatgttggcaggtcatttatatctactcaggaggggtggggttgagctgagtcatcgtgtaagagtttcccagggtgtggaatgctaatggcgggaggcttcactgtatcctgaggagattcttttgcatatggattggtgcttgatgtgctaattgtccggggtcagcagcccagcccccggacttgctgacagatagcagcagggggcagctgggagacagcagttcaaccgctctgtctggcaaacagagccagaacctgcctactccagggggaaggggcgaaacgccaaagcctcagaaggctggagggagcagggagaagccagctagtcccacccaccatggggaagagaggaggctaagcaggctagaggaaaagggccaaggcaaggggaatagggacacagcaacagcccaaacagagcccttaccttccaaggaggagaagcagccactacagcccagagccacaccctggctagaggacagcagcctggctcaggaggtgctaggagccaagcccctccaggtggagctgccacaggcattctgggggaggagatgggtagccccgcccggcatcaatgaacaggcagcacagaagttggccagggcagctcctcacgagcaaggccaggcaggctcagcagcacagaagccggctggggcagctcctcgtgagcaaggccaggcaggctcagcagcacagaagccggctggggcagctcctcgtgagcaaggccaaggagacttcagctggggatggctcgcattcaatcccaccctgccagaaaggcaaggaagccaagaagggattagtggtaggagggaaacacctgagggaaggcacagctgggccaagtcaggagagggcacaagcctagaaggagggcggggcgggaaaaggaagccctatataaggtggctaggaagagctctgaggtggtgggtgtgagggaggagtgatgatgtggagtgagatcagtaggatgcaagggtggaggcttggaggagagttctggaaggaggagatgaaggaggacgcagagggtaagcaggccaggttgagcaggccagcgagtggattgagagggagtctgggtgaggtataccgcccctccttccacagatcagggtcctgcagagtccctggcccccctgtgacgtcaggagcagaccgccgagtgccacgcccagcggcagctgcggcaagccctgacactaatcttctctgcagggctattgtcgggtatagagtgttttgttagcctggtgtttttccgaactggaaaccatgctctgttcattcttaagatttcttctttcctgttgaagttttgcttatgcttgtgaatttcaatggcttccctgtgcagtctgacaaagtagttggaagtgttgtccagtattttggtgtcctggaataagatactgtgccctgtttgagttaggctatgttcagccactgctgatttttcaggttgtccaagtctgcagtgtgtcaggtccagtgtatatttaaactgtactgactccattttctaatgtttctagtgtctaagtgctttccccgcaggtgcaccagttcccaggcagctttcccaccggaggagactgttttgtctaacaccgttccaccaggcattggccttgacggagagcagcttcccaagactgaaagatgttgttttgagaactgtggggggaggctgatgcagatgggaactgttactctgtacctcatgctttgcccttcattggtaacaatgactgtgtaccatcctgagtctcctattcaggacagtggactataatggaccttttctgcagtaaagtttccttattcaatcaatggactcttgtttgcttttgaaagggaacctgtaggaagagccttatctagccacaagctgacattttgttaccaatcatgcctgagtcgggcccagcggaatccaaggtagtcccggacagggatcctttgtttgatccgtatgcgtcccccgacagtcaaacagcgcaaccccaagaatctcaggtgccagccggggccggagcttcgacgtctacaccgcctctcatcgacctcggcagtgaggggacaaggccgacggctgccgctctccccttgatctcgctacccaccccgtcggagtggggagccagaccccgagaaacgcgagagcgccgggccggagggctacatccaagagtttcgatggacggacaccgaagcctagagactgtccctgagctggatagcagccaaccgtggctgttttggaacaggacggccgaacagacggacgggaacacatcccgccgcggcgccctgagttgggattattcggaacttgccccatggaaagagccaacggaagttcctgaacaaagttgggtgcaaatgcaaagtcgcacccatgctgtagattccggcatctcggcagtgacgggcctagccaaaggaattctagcagcgagatcgcgagtcgatcaaggagatcctccgccttgggggccgttttccccggtgagtacaaccgagggaggttccgtgatggggcaaccgggtcctagccgaatgcaacagttggaagctaggctgatcgatatggaggaaagtttggctcatgccattcacctaatctcagcgatgggggcaggagagagaatctcacctgaagaaatggcggtacaaatcgccaccctccaaagtgttatgtcctatccagtggaggacgccccgcagcagccgctgccttcgggagaggaggaatcctaccctggagaaccgggagaatcgcccgcggaactccctagaatagacgaaactccgccgagcggggatactccagctgaggtacctggagagactccgacggaaccccctaaatcggacggggatccatctcccgaggagtctccagcggaggagcctagagaaggggaagaagggccaacccgtccaaccgagacgacggtgataccccctcccgcttctccaacaacagttcggccggatcagacggaagagcctccggccccttctggggaggaattaccgcaacgaccgctagaagtggttcccattcagcaaaccccgagggacggtctaccggcgccacaagaccagcctttgcgtcccagagacacgacgccgggaggggcaagcccgcgcggcccaccacccatcaggccttcgccgctgcggccccttccgcttcgaccgcaactaacccctttgcagcaaccgatacgtttgccacttgagcagcccgtaataccacctccgaaccaactggtggggcctacaccactacgaccccaccaacccgcccctcagcggccggtcattactcagccgcaccggccacctccacctcaaccgctactgccagcacctccggtattgccaccaccagcccgaccaagattgcagccgcctgcccgaccacggctgcagccaccggcccagccgagggcaccaccgccagcccagccgagggcgccaccgccagcccagccgaggccgccaccccccggctcagccggtgatgccgccgccagtgcaaccagcgccgctaccacaaccgggtccccccgtacctcaagtgccattgatgcttccgacggacttctacccagcaccggctccgaggcaagacctcccgatgggctgggtgaaactggaagctacttttgatggggatccctccaaactgggatttttcctagtgcaagtcgtgcaattcttcaaccggtggggacacctcttcggcagcgaggccagtcaaattgaacatctcggctcccgcttacaaggcaaagcagcggactggtatgtaggactatacaatatcggggccccggaactcaatactctccaggggttggtggatgctattcgagcgcaatatgaagaccccttagaggaaaccagggcccgaacagaattgcaagccattaaacagggcagcatgtcggcgagagactatatcacgaaattccgacaattggctgccaaatgccctaggtgtgaggagtccaccaaaatcattctgttcaagcaagggctaaacccgagacttctggacagagcccttatgcaggacaatccccctacgttgttaggttggatccaacttgcatgcgaagttgagaatcgcattttggaagtccgtttggttgaacaacaacaacaaacgggacaaagaagacccttgactttacagaagggaggacggggagctgggtatgccacccgtggagcgagagatgctagatggcaacaagggctgtgtttgcaatgcggacaagccggtcactttgcagcacaatgcccctaccggcctgtgcaaagacctccgcttcaactacggcgtccaacccttgctccatttcctactctccaacgcccgattcccgcgccacgcgcgaacagaggccgcggcgcttcccaaaggcccgcctcagagagaggactggaagcggaagaagttatggaatacgaccccgcttccccaaacgcagaagtcaatccagaaagcccccagtcgggaaacgagatggatctgtcgtaaaagggcccaaacgacagatccgccccaagcccgtccctgcacggaaccggccaactgggtccatcttattcatgccagtgactttacgtaacccggagaggaagatgcacatccgagtgcaagccctcatcgactcgggttgctcgagagacactatcgccccggccctagtcaacggactagttctaccaactcgtgaattgcaaaacccagtgatttttgaacaaatggatggcaccaatatgaaccctgttaccactgaaaccatcccaataatcaccggcatgggccaacactgggagaaaaggtcttttgtcatcagcgccactgccaaatacccgttaattttaggcagcaagtggctatgtgatcacaatccctacataaattgggcagaggggtgcatcaccttcactcactccaactgtaaaaaccatcgctggaaccaaaactggggtagtgatccaactcacaccgagaaggctcttctcacccaagaagaaataaaccaaattcccgaaccgtactggccctttctgaatgccttctccgaagaagaagctgatactctacccccgcaccgacgaactgactgcgcggtggaaattgtacctggagcctcattgcccaaaggacgactctatcccatgagtctccatgaacgagaggagctccgaaaattcatcgacaccaatcttcaaagagggttcatccgtccagccaatagcccccatgccgctccggtactcttcgtgaagaaaaaagatgggggacttcgactgtgcacggactttagaggacttaatgctgtgtctaccaacaacgcctatcccatcccactcatccgagatcttctcaacgtcgtggcccaaggtaagatctttacaaaattagacttaaaagatgcttacttccatgtccgtatcaaggcaggggatgagtggaaaaccgcatttaatacacccctcggacagtatgaatatttagttatgccctttggattggcgggagccccgtctgtattcatgtccatgataaatgaagttctacacgaattcctctataaaggtgtagtggtgtaccttgatgatgtattaatttattcagactcggaggaggaacacgttcaaatggtgcaaaaagtcctgtccactttgatgaacaataaacttcccattaagctgtccaaatgtgaattccacaaaactgagctcacttaccttgggtactgtatctcccaagaggggttaaaaatggatccagccaaaatacaagcgatccaagaatggcaaactcccaccacccgcaaagaagtgcagtccttcctgggctttgccaacttctatagagactttatagcaaactttgctcaaatcacgctccccttaaccgaattgttaaggacaaaaaataaaggggaccaggctaaaaaaccctcctccaaaatacagtggacatccgattgccaaactgctttcgaatgcctaaaagaacaatttgtaacggaacccatcctctgccaccccaacgaaaattaccctttcatagtgcaagtcgacgccagcgatacggcgataggaggggtattattgcagaagggggaggatgggaaactacggccttgtgcattcctgtcaaggaaattttcagaagcagaaaggaattggaatgtgtgggagaaggaagcttttgcagtgaaagcggccctcactaactggagacattggctggagggggcgcgatatcccttcgaggtctggacagatcataaaaatttggaggcccttcgcagccctcgcagactgaacgccaaacaattgcaatgggcagaattcttttccaaattcaacttcactttaaattacctcccgggcaaaactaactttcttgcagacgccctatcgcgc is a genomic window of Eublepharis macularius isolate TG4126 chromosome 1, MPM_Emac_v1.0, whole genome shotgun sequence containing:
- the LOC129326452 gene encoding UDP-glucuronosyltransferase 1A1-like isoform X1, yielding MLPTFCSQRGHVTALLLFLASLHITSGGKLLVVPMDGSPWLSMQSLMKQLKENGHEIVTVAPEVNLHIKPSDDLYTLKTYPVPFTQEELEEHYQFGVNEIFEELPFLVRVVKVYKMLQKTSDMFFSTCTSLLHNEELIRFLEQSKFDALFTDPLMQCGQIVAEYLGIPSVFFLLQGTACGLDSEALQCPSPPSYVPRVFTTNTDHMTFAQRVNNLLVYMSEFFLCGFFYSPYSSLATEFLQKDITVTELWSHASLWLTKADFTFDYPKPLMPNMVAIGGINCAGGKSLTQEFEAIVNASGEHGIVVFSLGSMVSEIPMKKAMEIAAALGTIPQTVLWRYTGEVPSNLANNTRLVKWLPQNDLLAHPKARAFITHAGSHGIYEGICNAVPMVLMPLFGDQMDNAVRMESRGAGVTLNVLEMTSKDLSDALKAVIYDKTYKENIKRLSELHLDRPIHPLDLAVHWVEFVMKHKGAPHLRPAAHDLNWVQYHSIDVIAFLLAVVLIVLYISLECCLFCFRKCGWKKGRLNKKSKSKSQ